A genomic segment from Klebsiella africana encodes:
- a CDS encoding alpha/beta hydrolase yields the protein MTVFTKKLTAALPAMLLCASLSGVTTMSYAETTNPNAPVSLVEKWDKTFAESSKVDHRKVTFQNRYGITLVGDLYLPKDRGDRKLAAIAVSGPFGAVKEQSSGLYAQTLAEQGFVTLAFDPSYTGESGGYPRNVASPDINTEDFSAAVDFLGLQKEVDRNRIGLLGICGWGGMALNDAAMDTRVKAVATSVMYDMSRAMGHGVGDGKDRYSTADRRAVLHYLNAQRWKDAANGTFAPGGHDIYVDGKGNVSAADRILPETLPANPNPVLKEFFDYYRMPRGFHPRSVNSTGAWNATMPLSFMNMPLLSYASEVTIPTLIVTGEKAHSRYFAEDAFKAIGSKEKALVIVPGANHVDLYDNVAGKIPFARFEQFFKTNLK from the coding sequence ATGACGGTTTTCACCAAAAAACTGACAGCTGCGTTACCCGCCATGCTGCTTTGCGCCTCATTAAGTGGAGTCACAACGATGAGCTATGCTGAGACAACTAACCCGAATGCGCCTGTTTCATTGGTTGAAAAATGGGATAAAACGTTTGCTGAGAGTTCGAAGGTGGATCACCGTAAGGTGACCTTCCAGAACCGCTATGGGATAACCTTAGTAGGGGATCTCTACCTGCCGAAGGATCGCGGCGACCGCAAACTGGCAGCCATTGCCGTTAGCGGTCCCTTCGGCGCGGTAAAAGAGCAGTCCAGCGGCCTGTATGCCCAGACGCTGGCCGAACAGGGGTTTGTCACCCTGGCGTTTGACCCATCCTATACGGGTGAAAGCGGTGGCTATCCACGTAACGTGGCCTCGCCGGATATCAATACCGAGGATTTCAGTGCCGCGGTGGACTTCCTGGGCCTGCAAAAAGAGGTGGATCGTAACCGTATCGGTTTGCTCGGCATTTGTGGCTGGGGGGGTATGGCCTTAAACGACGCGGCGATGGATACGCGCGTCAAAGCGGTGGCGACCAGCGTCATGTATGACATGAGCCGCGCGATGGGGCATGGGGTAGGCGATGGCAAAGACCGCTATAGTACTGCCGATCGCCGCGCCGTACTGCACTATCTGAACGCACAGCGCTGGAAAGATGCGGCAAACGGCACTTTCGCCCCCGGCGGGCATGACATTTATGTTGATGGTAAAGGCAACGTCAGCGCTGCCGATCGTATTTTGCCAGAAACCTTGCCCGCCAATCCCAACCCGGTCCTGAAAGAGTTCTTCGACTATTACCGTATGCCGCGTGGTTTCCATCCGCGTTCGGTTAATTCAACCGGGGCATGGAATGCAACGATGCCTCTGTCGTTTATGAATATGCCGCTGCTGAGTTATGCCAGCGAAGTGACTATTCCGACGCTTATCGTGACCGGTGAAAAAGCCCATTCACGCTATTTTGCCGAAGATGCCTTTAAGGCCATCGGCAGTAAAGAGAAAGCGCTGGTGATTGTCCCTGGCGCAAACCATGTCGACCTCTATGACAACGTCGCGGGCAAAATCCCATTTGCCAGGTTCGAGCAGTTCTTCAAAACCAATCTGAAATAG
- a CDS encoding LysR family transcriptional regulator translates to MAKRENYNDLYLFMQVVREGSFTAAAQRLGLAQSGVSRAVRELEERLGVQLLVRTTRRLSLTQAGEQLYQNVESGFDALDLGLATLAHYRQTPSGTVRINASQHAIDKVLLPKLAVFKQRYPDIRLELISESRFVDIIAQRFDAGVRLGPEVGSGMIAVRISPDMEMAVVGTPEHFRRYGFPQTPADLVAHPCIAYQFGDGSLYAWELNVDGKKITHPPQGQWAFADSYMEAKAARLGLGLAYVPEELITDDLAQGTLIRVLQRYSQRLEGSFLYYPHRNVSPALRAVIDTLRM, encoded by the coding sequence ATGGCGAAACGGGAAAACTACAATGACCTCTATCTGTTTATGCAGGTGGTGCGGGAAGGCAGTTTTACCGCCGCAGCGCAACGACTTGGCCTGGCGCAGTCCGGGGTAAGCCGTGCGGTTCGTGAACTTGAAGAGCGCCTGGGCGTTCAGCTTCTGGTGCGTACCACCCGCCGGTTGTCGCTCACTCAGGCGGGTGAGCAGCTCTATCAGAATGTCGAATCCGGTTTCGACGCCTTAGATTTGGGACTCGCCACGCTGGCCCACTATCGTCAAACGCCCTCCGGTACGGTACGCATCAATGCCAGCCAGCATGCCATTGATAAAGTCCTGCTGCCGAAGCTGGCAGTATTTAAACAACGCTATCCCGATATCAGACTGGAACTGATCAGCGAAAGCCGGTTTGTCGATATTATTGCGCAGCGATTTGATGCGGGCGTACGTCTGGGCCCGGAAGTCGGAAGCGGCATGATTGCAGTACGCATTTCGCCCGATATGGAGATGGCGGTGGTGGGTACACCGGAACATTTTCGACGCTACGGCTTTCCACAAACGCCCGCCGATTTAGTCGCCCACCCCTGCATCGCCTATCAGTTCGGCGACGGCAGCCTTTACGCCTGGGAACTTAATGTGGATGGCAAAAAAATCACCCACCCGCCTCAGGGACAGTGGGCTTTCGCCGATAGCTATATGGAGGCCAAAGCGGCGAGGCTCGGTTTGGGGCTGGCCTATGTCCCGGAAGAACTGATTACCGACGATCTCGCCCAGGGCACGCTTATCCGGGTGCTCCAGCGTTATAGCCAGCGTCTGGAAGGTTCATTTCTCTATTACCCGCACCGCAATGTGTCGCCCGCGCTGAGAGCGGTCATTGATACATTGCGGATGTAG
- a CDS encoding DUF6216 family protein, with protein sequence MESLISSIWNFDGLINSALIFVTFGLLGVFIWKRAGSAYSLLNRLWEFCLGGKTFHDGKINAYFNERNDVERFNVLFNVGARNKEEIKSLINWTKKKNIDIRHVTAAKGWFEISTLKAIKPLFIANVGVFVSCVLTMLLLSNFMLLAMKPSALVRLGDDKSWVWVNDHIAESSIWTNNYLPLNWTEWKLDKKQCESEDFDKTAFSEKAGISVRSVDRICENFSNGSLSDTINNIIKNQKLAWVLAIYPFIFTIICFFSLLRRGAASKLYNEVHNSQN encoded by the coding sequence ATGGAAAGTTTAATTTCTTCAATATGGAATTTTGATGGACTGATTAATAGCGCATTAATTTTTGTTACTTTTGGTTTATTAGGGGTGTTTATCTGGAAACGGGCAGGATCCGCATATTCTTTATTGAACCGGCTATGGGAGTTCTGCCTGGGAGGGAAAACGTTTCACGACGGTAAAATAAATGCATATTTCAATGAGAGAAATGATGTTGAACGTTTTAATGTTTTATTTAATGTCGGCGCAAGAAATAAAGAAGAGATCAAGTCACTGATTAACTGGACGAAGAAGAAAAACATAGATATTCGTCATGTCACAGCCGCGAAAGGATGGTTTGAAATATCAACGCTTAAGGCAATAAAACCATTATTTATCGCTAATGTTGGTGTATTTGTCTCTTGTGTGTTAACTATGCTGCTATTATCAAATTTTATGTTGCTGGCAATGAAGCCATCCGCACTAGTACGATTAGGCGACGACAAGTCATGGGTTTGGGTTAATGATCATATTGCTGAGAGTTCGATCTGGACCAATAATTACCTTCCCCTGAACTGGACTGAGTGGAAGCTCGATAAAAAACAGTGTGAAAGTGAAGATTTCGATAAAACGGCTTTCTCAGAAAAAGCGGGGATAAGTGTGCGCTCGGTTGACAGGATTTGTGAGAACTTTTCAAATGGTTCGTTGAGTGATACTATAAATAATATTATTAAAAATCAAAAACTGGCATGGGTTTTGGCTATTTACCCCTTTATCTTTACGATTATTTGCTTTTTTAGCTTGTTACGCAGAGGTGCTGCTTCTAAACTTTATAATGAAGTACATAACTCACAAAATTAA
- a CDS encoding VOC family protein, with protein MKVLNILIRRCVLIVHFEETVSFYENLISQKARLRFDYPEYDLKLAQVGSVLLIGGTEQSLAPFRATEATFLVNDITAWEKHLPSTGATIINPVKAVPTGWNMLVRHPDGMIAEYVEHHDKNPADEIF; from the coding sequence ATGAAAGTCCTCAATATTCTGATCCGTCGATGCGTGCTGATTGTCCACTTTGAAGAAACCGTTTCGTTTTATGAAAACCTCATCTCGCAAAAGGCAAGGTTGCGTTTTGACTATCCCGAATACGATCTCAAACTGGCGCAGGTGGGTTCCGTGCTTTTAATCGGCGGAACCGAGCAAAGCCTGGCGCCTTTTCGTGCCACCGAGGCGACCTTCCTGGTCAACGACATTACCGCCTGGGAGAAACATCTGCCTTCCACCGGGGCAACGATTATCAACCCGGTGAAGGCCGTGCCCACCGGCTGGAACATGCTGGTTCGGCATCCGGATGGTATGATTGCCGAATACGTTGAGCATCATGATAAAAACCCGGCGGATGAGATCTTCTGA